In bacterium HR17, a single window of DNA contains:
- the purD gene encoding Phosphoribosylamine--glycine ligase has protein sequence MKVLVVGGGGREHALVWKIAQSTKVSEIYCAPGNAGIAKLAKCVNIGAEDIKALADFAERERIDLTVVGPEAPLCAGIVDEFQKRGLRIFGPTKSAAEIEGSKVFCRQLLAKWGVPSPKFAVFDNPEEAKSYIRQQGAPIVVKAEGLAAGKGSIICLTLDEAIRAVDRIMVEREFGNAGKRVVVEELLEGREASVMVFTDGKTVKPMPPSRDHKRLLDNDQGPNTGGMGAYCPVPDIDAALYDQIVETIMKPTIAALAAEGRPYKGVLYGGLMFTKAGPKVLEFNCRFGDPETQAVLPLLETDLVEICEAVIDERLHEVKTQWRDGACICVVMASAGYPGAYEKGKIITGIDDAEREEGVIVFHAGTAQKDGQLVTSGGRVLGVTAVGNNFADAAEKVYRAVSKIHFDGAHYRRDIFPRSEVKGYCCVE, from the coding sequence ATGAAGGTTCTGGTCGTTGGCGGTGGAGGACGAGAACATGCCTTGGTTTGGAAAATCGCTCAGAGCACGAAGGTGAGCGAAATTTATTGCGCGCCAGGGAATGCAGGTATCGCTAAATTGGCAAAATGCGTGAACATCGGTGCCGAAGACATCAAGGCTTTGGCTGATTTCGCTGAGCGAGAACGCATTGACTTGACAGTTGTTGGTCCCGAGGCGCCGCTGTGTGCTGGCATCGTTGATGAGTTTCAAAAGCGGGGTTTGCGCATCTTCGGTCCGACAAAATCTGCAGCGGAAATTGAAGGCAGCAAAGTTTTTTGCCGACAATTGTTGGCTAAGTGGGGTGTGCCCTCCCCAAAATTCGCTGTCTTTGATAACCCCGAGGAGGCAAAGTCATACATCCGCCAACAAGGTGCTCCCATCGTCGTCAAGGCAGAAGGTTTGGCTGCTGGCAAAGGCAGCATCATCTGCTTGACTTTGGATGAAGCGATTCGCGCCGTTGACAGAATCATGGTTGAGCGGGAATTCGGCAACGCCGGCAAACGAGTCGTCGTTGAGGAGTTACTTGAAGGGCGTGAGGCTTCAGTGATGGTTTTCACTGACGGGAAAACTGTCAAGCCGATGCCTCCCTCCCGCGACCACAAGCGGCTGTTGGACAACGACCAAGGCCCAAACACAGGTGGCATGGGTGCGTATTGCCCTGTGCCTGACATTGACGCTGCCCTTTACGACCAAATCGTTGAAACCATCATGAAACCGACAATCGCTGCGTTAGCGGCAGAAGGACGCCCTTACAAGGGCGTGCTTTACGGCGGTTTGATGTTCACGAAGGCAGGACCTAAGGTCTTGGAGTTCAACTGCCGTTTCGGCGACCCTGAAACTCAAGCGGTGTTGCCACTGCTGGAAACCGATTTGGTTGAAATTTGCGAAGCCGTGATTGATGAGCGACTGCACGAGGTCAAAACTCAATGGCGTGATGGCGCTTGCATCTGCGTCGTGATGGCATCGGCAGGCTACCCTGGCGCTTACGAGAAAGGAAAAATCATCACGGGAATTGATGATGCGGAGCGAGAAGAAGGCGTCATCGTCTTCCACGCCGGCACAGCCCAAAAGGACGGGCAACTTGTCACCTCTGGCGGACGAGTTTTGGGCGTGACGGCGGTAGGGAACAATTTCGCTGACGCTGCCGAAAAAGTTTACCGAGCCGTCAGCAAAATTCATTTTGATGGCGCTCATTACCGGCGAGACATTTTTCCTCGCTCAGAAGTGAAAGGCTATTGCTGTGTTGAATAA